One Brevibacterium spongiae DNA segment encodes these proteins:
- a CDS encoding type 1 glutamine amidotransferase domain-containing protein, giving the protein MAISDKKIAFLLTSGVEQVELTSPRASLDEAGATTSIVSPSEGTLQAMEGDWDHAKTFDVDVPVTEASVDDFDALVLPGGTLNADALRLNEDAVELVKAFFAADKPVAAICHAPWILAEAGVAKGRKLTSFVSTKTDLINAGADWTDEEVVIDGNLITSRNPGDLDAFNKAIAEKLS; this is encoded by the coding sequence ATGGCCATCTCAGACAAGAAGATCGCATTCCTGCTGACCAGCGGCGTTGAACAGGTCGAACTGACCAGCCCCCGCGCATCCCTCGACGAGGCCGGCGCCACGACCTCCATCGTCTCCCCCTCCGAAGGAACCCTGCAGGCGATGGAAGGCGATTGGGACCACGCGAAGACCTTCGACGTCGACGTTCCCGTCACCGAGGCTTCCGTCGATGACTTCGACGCCCTCGTCCTGCCCGGCGGCACCCTCAATGCCGACGCCCTGCGCCTGAATGAGGACGCCGTCGAGCTCGTCAAGGCCTTCTTCGCCGCCGACAAGCCGGTCGCCGCGATCTGCCACGCCCCGTGGATCCTCGCCGAGGCGGGAGTGGCGAAGGGGCGGAAGCTGACGTCGTTCGTCTCGACGAAGACCGACCTCATCAACGCCGGTGCCGACTGGACCGACGAGGAGGTCGTCATCGACGGCAACCTCATCACCTCCCGCAACCCCGGCGACCTCGACGCCTTCAACAAAGCGATCGCCGAAAAGCTGAGCTGA
- a CDS encoding NADP-dependent oxidoreductase, whose protein sequence is MSRRVQYTSNGDIDQLHLAEVPVPDVGPGQVLVTVLYAGLNPLDWKMLQGGRFGTVESASGNGVDFSGVVASVGEGVADFAPGDLVYGGLPKQAQTEQLLIPDPAERLDKIPHGLGIDTAGGLYVAGRTAVAGIRALGLSEGDTLFVSGASGGVGIIVAQLARNLGARVIGSASPGNHALLDSLGVEPVTYGEGLWDRVRALAPNGVQAAYSTQGEDEITGMLDFGIPAGRIVSIGAGPTVAETYGVSIAGEAKARRDDMVWLGQAIAYGHIHVPIARVFDADEVQDAYRHLLTAHPAGKVLLRFPAKPLTDQQRAHLS, encoded by the coding sequence ATGAGCAGACGCGTCCAATACACCTCCAACGGCGACATCGATCAGCTTCACCTCGCCGAGGTGCCCGTACCCGACGTCGGTCCCGGCCAGGTTCTCGTCACCGTCCTCTACGCGGGGCTCAATCCCCTGGATTGGAAGATGCTCCAGGGCGGTCGCTTCGGCACCGTCGAATCCGCCTCCGGCAACGGCGTCGACTTCTCCGGTGTCGTCGCCTCTGTCGGCGAGGGCGTTGCGGATTTCGCACCCGGAGACCTCGTCTACGGCGGTCTGCCGAAACAGGCTCAGACCGAGCAGCTGCTCATCCCGGATCCCGCAGAACGCCTCGATAAGATCCCGCACGGTCTCGGGATCGACACCGCCGGTGGACTCTACGTCGCCGGACGCACCGCCGTGGCCGGGATCCGCGCCCTGGGCCTGAGCGAGGGCGACACCCTCTTCGTCTCCGGAGCCTCCGGCGGCGTCGGCATCATCGTCGCCCAACTGGCCCGCAACCTCGGCGCGAGGGTCATCGGCAGCGCCAGCCCCGGCAACCACGCTCTGCTGGACAGCCTCGGCGTCGAACCCGTGACCTACGGCGAGGGGCTGTGGGATCGTGTCCGCGCGCTGGCCCCGAACGGGGTCCAGGCCGCGTATTCGACGCAGGGCGAGGACGAGATCACCGGGATGCTCGATTTCGGTATTCCGGCAGGCCGCATCGTCTCGATCGGGGCCGGCCCCACGGTCGCGGAGACGTACGGGGTGAGCATCGCCGGTGAGGCCAAGGCCCGCCGGGACGATATGGTCTGGCTCGGCCAGGCCATCGCCTATGGCCACATCCACGTCCCGATCGCCCGAGTCTTCGACGCCGACGAGGTCCAGGACGCCTACCGGCATCTGCTCACCGCCCACCCTGCGGGCAAGGTGCTGCTGCGCTTTCCCGCGAAACCGCTGACCGATCAGCAGCGCGCCCACCTCAGCTGA